The sequence CTTTTCCCACTGGAATAAGAAAATCGGATGTATGCTGTACACACTTACACCCGTAATTCATTCAGGCTATTGACTCTGAATCTGGCATATCCCAGAGAACAAGTAAAAGAAAAGGAAAGTCTATTCCCCCACTAGGATGGTCAGATCGAATGACTTCTTATATGCACTTTATGAAATGAAGAGACATGCGGTATAGATACGTCTCCTCCTTCATCATTAACAATTCCTTCAGTTAATGATAATTACTTTAATGACTCCCTCCTAACAATTATGGATTGGTCCCTTATATATATGTATGGTAATCGCTAATCTTCTTATCCGCCCTTTTGTCCTAATCGACATAAGCTTAATCGATGTCTTACGCAGTCGATGCAATAGCTTTATTTTATTCACTTATGCGGTGAATGGATGTCGAGGGTTAATAATCCgaaattatttttatattcaatcgTATTTGACTGATATCGATGCTCTTCATGGCCTCACGAATGATAGGTGGCATTACTTTGACATATCCGTCGCTTCTAGGAATTATTCGTAGTTGGTGTTGACAAATCGACATTTATCCATCTCGTATAATTCTTAGTCGATCCGTATTCATTAGAGCTTACACGATAGTCTTATCTGATGTATACGTGTAGCGTATTTAGCGGTCGGAATCTCTCAACAGATATCTCCGTTCTAAGTTACGATTGAAGTTACGATCCGCAACTGGCAGCTTCTTGTCGATATAGGAATACGTTGTCTCCACTTCGAGTGCGAATCATATTATTTTGATTACGGAGTATGATTAATTAAGTTAATATTACAATCGAGCCACTGAGAATGAAATCCGGCACTGAGTAGAAAGCTATCTCCGAGTCTCCTTAGAGTGCCCAATATGGACTTTGATCGTGATTGTTTACTATATGATTATTATTCCTGAACGATGGACCTTGCTAAGCATCATACTTGACCCATCAATAATAGTGGTCTTCCAATATACCTTCGcaattttgtctcttttagagATTTCACAAAATTGCGGTGCTGGATTGCCATGGTATAAAGTGTGGGGATATTACATATGGTCTCAACTGCATTACACTATGATGCGATATTGAGATACCTTTTCCAACCTAAAAAGTTTATCCAAAGCCTTTAGCTACAACATGTAAGGAGCAAGGAAATATTTATTACCCTATCATGTCTTGCATGGAGCAAAAAGTCTGATAGGAAGTTAATTGAATATGCAAGAAGCATTACTAACTTTTATCCAAGGCCCAAATCTTGAAGTATAAAATGGATTAAGTTCTACTCAAGGTATTCATGTACTGttgtaaaatcaaaatttcaatagaTCGTCTTTTGTTGAGAATAATTAGTATATTCAATTCCTTCACATACAACAATGATGTCATCAAGAATATGCTTGCACTTGATGAATCTAGTTTTTCCAAATGAAACAATAAATGGGAGAAAATGATATAGCTTTGTAGTAAAAGCCTTGGCAATAATCTTGTAGGCGACATTGGCCAAGATGATCCACCTCTAGCTATACGTATACTCTACATCGCTAGCCTTATGTATTATTTTgacattaaattaaatattattgttaatatttttGGCATAAATCTATTGAGATAAATTTACTCTCTAAAAGAAATATTAAAcatattgaaaaataaatttaatttacataAAAATTGTATgactattatttttattaaatatttatatccTTAATTATAAGAGATACTTATAATTTACTTTATATTAGTTAAATGGATATAGAACTCTAGAACATATTTATAatgaatattaaattaattaatgtgaagaaattttatcattctttataTTAATTGTCATTTTGGTCACCATGGCTTTCATGATTGCAAAATAaatattagagtagtaattaaaaaaatttaaaattaattctaaagtaacaaaaaatatttaataaatttataattttaaatgaataaaataaaaatttatttgttctttaaatatatttttattttttattatataaaattaattatataattatattagtcAAATCTAACATTTAAACATAAATAGTTGGAAGAATAAAAAGAACAACGAAAGGAACttctaatataatatattatataattaataaaatttctaATGGTCATCATAACGGGTTAAAGTTGTCATTTAATTTTAATTGTGTTTTAACAGTCCAACTTATATTGTTTTCTAAATAACTAACGTAAAAATTATGCATGTAGATGTTATTCAGTCACATGGGCAAACGCCACTTTGAAGCATAACCAAAACATTATACAATTGTAAATGACTCTTTCATTTATTTATTCAATATTGAGTGATAATTGTCCTTTTAAGCATATGATTGATTTCAAATCTGAAGGTTTTAGTTTTCGTTTGTCTCTAACAATTGGTTGTAATGTGTGATACAGAGACTTGGTTGAAAGTTCGGAAATGGCTCAAATAGATATCCCAAGTAGTAGCAGCCACAAAGGGGGAAAAAAACATTATGGTGATGGAAAAGGTGGAGAGCAAACTTGGCTTACCAATATAAAGAGCACATTCAAGAATTTTTCTCAAATGTGGCGTGTGTCAGAAAAGGTTTGCATATATAGAGTGTCTAAATCAATAACAAAATATAAACCAGAAGTTTATATTCCTTTAGTTGTGTCATTTGGGCCGTaccatcacaaggctaatcatgaATTATCTAGGATGGATGAACATAAATTGGAAGCAGTTAATAGAATGTTGATAAGATTGGGTACAAAGGATGTGGCAAAATTGATTGGAGAGATTCAAAGGTTAGACCCTAAAATTAGAGAGTGCTATGAAGAACCAATCAATATGGACGGAGAAACATTATCTTGGATGTTTGCAATGGATGCTTGCTTTATTCTGGAATTTTTGAGAAAATGGGATGACAACTATTTCAGTCTTATTTTTCAAACAGGTTCAAAAGAAAATTCGATGTTTCGTGCTATCCTTGATGATATTAAGAAATTGGAAAACCAAATTCCTTTATTTATTCTCATAACTCTACTACAGTTAGAATATGGAACCTATGAGCGTGCAACAACAGAGTTAGCTGACCTGTTGAGTGGGTTCATTGACTTCAACGGATTTCCGctctttccattatcctatcgtgACGGTTTTAAAAAATTGAAGGCACTTATATCGACTCAACCACCGCCATGCCATCTATTAGATTTGAATAGAATGCTGATTAAGGATATGTTAACAAATCCAAATACAGAATCAGTTATTGCTAGAGGGACAAATCCAAATGCAGAATCAGTTATTGCTAGTAGGACAAATCCAAATGCAGAATCAGGTACTGCTGGTGAACCTAACCATGGACTGTGCGGGTGGTTTAGGAATGTGGGACTACCTGGTTGGATGCAACGACCCAGCAGCAATTCTTACCGAGAAAATCCTCTTATTGAAAGAAGATCTAGCTCAGATGTCGAATCTCTCGATAATAGCAGGTCTACTCCATGTGCCGAATTGTTAACAAATCCAAATACAGAATCAAGTATTGACAGTGTGAGAAATTCAAATGTAGAATCAGGTACTGCTGGTGAACCTGATCATGGACGGTGTAGCTGGTTGACAAATGTGGGACTACGTGGTTGGATGCAACTACCCAGCATCATTCCTTCCCCAGCACTTCCTTCTCGGGATAGCAGAGCTGCCTCACATTGTGAAACTCTCGATGATAGTAGGTCTACTCCTTGTGCCGAATTATTGCACAAGGCTGGTATCAAATTTGTGCCAGGCAATTTGGGATTTCAAAAGAGAAGGTTTGGAAAGGCTATGCTTTCTTTCCCTCGAATCGTAGTAATGGATAGCACAGAAATAAGTTTGCGGAACTTGATGGCTTATGAAGACTGTCAAATGTGCTCGTGGTCCCCAGAAAAGACGATAATTTCACATTTTATACGCCTCTTAGATGATTTAATTGATTCCGAGAGAGATGTTTCTCTACTTCGTAAAGCTCGAATTATTCAGAGCTGGGTCGGTAGTGATGAGGATACAGCCCGTATGATCAACGGTCTTTGTGACGGAATCATATTTAGTTCAATTAAAGATTTTGAGTTGGTGATGGAAAAAGCGCGAGATCATTATAAGAGCCAATGGAAGGTGTGGATCAGCCAGTTTCAGCATGAACATTTTTCAAAGCCATGGTATGTTGTCTCCATTCTGGCGGCCACAGCTCTTCTGGTTATGACTTTTATTCAAACACTGAATTCAGGTAAGAAGTAAACCTGATTTGTTATTAAGATGTTCACTAAATACCTGTGGCATAGAAGCATTATTTGAATGCTTGTATGCTCATAATTATTGGATGCAAGTTTTATGGGTGAACCTTTGTTAGGACTAAAATGTCAGTTTTCTTTCAGTTTCTTTTATCTTTACTTTTAGCTTGTATTACATATACAACTAGTTGCATGGTCTGCATGCAACAATAAGATAGGCATGGCATTTCTTTGTAGGGAGGGGTAAATGCTAGTCGTTtatctttgaattttttatttgtCTATTGTAGCAACAAGTGATATATGCGATACGTGGATTGTTTGGGAACCTTTTTTTTTCCTATTAGCTTTGCAGCCTGTTGcacaatttatttaaaattattgtaTGAAAAGTTTTATGCGTGAACCTTTGTTAGGACTAGAATGTCAGTTTTCTTTGAGTCTCCTTTATCCTTACATTTTACTTGGATTATATATACAAAACAGGAAGCTactatataaaatttaaatattttttatttaaaattttcaataatattttcatatttatttatttatttttatgacttTGTTAAATAAATATTGGTTTATTACATAGAAGCGTAATTATAATGGCAGCAGAGAGGTGACATTGTTAAATCAATAATGATTTATTGTGTAGAACTGTAGTTACAATGGTAGGAAAGAGTGGATTATAATAATGacattattaatataattttttaatttgaattttatatttattatacatcaaattattaatatttaataaaacaataatataaacaatgatatttaaaataacataatttaTTAGTGATGTATTATTaagtaacaaaaaataaaaaatagtagtaAAACCAATGGATAAATAGAaccaaatatattaaaattattttgaaCATTTTTCATTAATCCATTTTTCATTTGGTATATATTGTATTTTCTTAAGAATTGAAGTTTTAACTTTGTATTAGAcatcatttattttattattaattgatgttattttatttttcaataatattatttctaataatatatatatatatatattgaattgtGCTCAAAATCATATATGGATTAATAACAAATATTTGTGAGAATTGTGAGACATGGGTGGATATTATGAAATTAGAGAGTGAGATGAAGAACCTATCAATATGGACAGTGAAACATTATCTTGGATGTTTGAAATAGATGCTTGCTTGATTCtagaatttttaattattttgggtGATACTTATTTTAGTATTATTTTTCAAAAAGGTTCAAAAGAAACATCTAAGAAAGTGAAAATTTTAGAGTATTTATTACATCAAGAGGTGTAACCTACAATCACATTGGAATGCACCCCCTTGTTCagatattattttcttttttgccTAGACCTTTGGAGACCCTTTTCAGTTTCTCTTGTAGATGGATGATGCTTTTTGTTATGATGACTCTGATCAGGATACTATGTTTTGGTGTTTTGGATTTGATAGATGTTGTTTATGCATTATGATTCTATGGTTGTTTTGATGCTAGATTTGATATATGTATATTGTTTATGGATGTTAGATGTTAGACCTTATTTATGAATACTGATAATGGATGTATAGATGTTGGATTTTACTCGTACTAATCCATGGACTGACATATTTATGAGATGTATTATGTATCAGATTTGAATGTCATGTGTTTGAATCTGTATGGGGTGCGAACAAATGATCTTCTAGCACTCACTTCAGAGAGACATGGAATGTCAGGATTCTCTTCCATCGATGTGCGTGTaattgttgtatatatatatatatatatatatatatatatatatatatatatatatatatatatatgttgtgttcTCGGTGATGCAGGTTTGTAGGTACAAGGCATCGACTCCATCTAGTTCTCAGGTATGAGTGTGCCTATATAATCCTgatggaagttgtgggagatagcataagGCTCGAAATCCATATCCTTAGCCCTACTCGGTCATAGGATAGTGTAcatgagctcaacaaagaacgcaaatgtggttgatagtttgatcgcAAGAAGACTTGGTTTCATAAGATTGATTGTGTCATTAGGGttaataatgaaggagagtattctcttatataaaagacactataaaaaatggagggataagattaagaggtgtaaagataaatggtcggctaggattaaagggtagtagaggaaataattaaatgataaagggggtaggtaagagaagaattaacaTCTGAAtagcatgtgtcatgggtagaaaaatctaatgaattaattaaataaataaaggtttatttagttaatagaggaagtcagattaatttaataaataaaatatttatttaattgaggaaaaaggtattttaaataaataaaagtatttatttaaatgaggaaatgcttagaaaagaattaatgaattaattaaataaataaagatttatttaattaatagaagatttacaataaaataattaaataaataaaaaatatttatttaattagacaagacaattttaggtgtctgcattttgcccctctttgagacaatgcagcttgtcgcgttggctcaaagaagataagatcaactgatacaaagttgccccaagatgggaatgatattccccctcgaGTGATTGGATGAAAAGACTAAAAGGGGTTGCAGAGAATCTCTCGATAGAAAAAAGGAAAAGATAGAAAGACTgataagatagggtgacaaggtcacgtaGGAAAAAGattgactcaagagaaatcaacaAAATCGTGTTtgtcttaaaaggccaaaatttATAGTTTTGTGAGGAACATACACTATcatttggataaactattgagaggattcactcaagaagGTTCCCTAGGAAAATAAAACTGAGagaggctagaattgacaattctacatgataaacatacattgccaattggataagcttcTGAGGGGATTCATTCAAGTAGGGTCTCTATATAGGATCAAATGCAATGTGATGAACACAGACACTAGGATGCAGTACCATGTGATATACATAAGGACTAGGATAGGAGTAGCACTGTGTGataaacatgagtaccactaggattggcATAATTGGTTTGGTTGGATGTTGGAGTACTTGCCCTAGATAGAGTTGTGggagagattccctatgacataGAGGTTGCGACCATAGTTGACCTCTGAGGAGCAAGCAGTTGTCGAGGGTATGGGTTTGAGACACATAATGTATTTGCCTAAGATTCAGGCAAATAGAGAATTGCTGACTGCTCTagtagagagatggcactctgaaaCCTGTTAATTTCATTTACTCATTGATGAGATGTAAGTCACATTAGAGGATATTTATAGGATCCTAAGGATACATATCCATGGCAAGTTGGTGCTATGTGATAGAGAGGGAGGCAAGGATGCACTAAGGTGAATCTCTTGAGACCCAATGCTGGAGATCAGATTGGGTCATGTTAGTTGGGATTTCATGCTAGCTACTGGATATAGACTACCAACAATAGTCGGAGGGGTGATTAGTGGCTACCTATGTTCGGACAGGGCAACATGGGGTATGGCTATTggttgggggaggactctagagacattggtcaCTCatcacactaggtatgcatggcgTCTATGTGTGTTAGTGCATTTATATCATGAGCTTCACTAGTTTGTGTATCTCAAAGGCTACGAGTTAGGTTACAGGGTGACTCTATTATAGGTGTGGTCTTATGAGCATATTGTAGTGATGAGACTTGTGCATTTCAGAGGGAGAGGACATGGACAGTCCTTTGCACATTTGTATGGAACGATCACTTCCTAGTCATAgattgggaaggtggactattggagaCGAGTGATTTTTGACATAGATAATATCATATGGAGACCCCATCTGGATTGTAAGGACTGGGAGTGGGATGCCAAAAAGATACAATATGTGTTTAGGAGCCGATACTTGATCAGTGGATGCCTTATATACTTCATAGGCATTTGATTGACAAGGTATGCGAGAAGTTTGGGTGGCAACAAAGGATGCCTCGGGGATCAGGAGAGTTTGCATGGACACTACGAGAGTAGGCTCATTGGGGGCTAATTTTTTCTTATGATGCTGCAGTTACTCAGTTTCAGAAGATGGTTCCAATGCCTTGGGATATACTAAGGGATGTTGTTGAAGGAGGTACAAATGCAGAGTATGATTATTGGGTAAGTGAactaagatggtgaacaaaaaggggggtataaatggccactttttttttttttttttcctttctaaaaacaggtaaacttgaacttcaaagagctatttgaaggtcattctctcaaaactaggagttgagaaaagaataagaattgtagtactttgaatctagtttctaaactactaaattttttaaaaaatggatAAGATTGAGTTGGTCAAGCCTTTCAAGCACaaaaaactgttcctgattttttcagaaaaatataacatagctttttttgtgcgctgcacaaaatatatagttagatttagtatttttcaaaaccctttggtaggatgataggtaagagtgagatatagaagttgtgtatttttttgtaattttttgttgagtttttttttcatgatttttggaagtgaccgcatcctgaaaatttggtaactGTTTGTGCGTTGGGCAttacttgcatcaaaataataaaaaatacaaaccgtttttttaaaagtgtatagaatatagtatagaacaataatatgtagtttattttgaatttggtcaagtatatcaaaagttattaaaaaaatacgtctgtgaggactgtcaaggcactgataaagaaaattaaagtttactatgctaatgttgtccaaaaatataaaaatttatatggtcataaaactaagaagatgtgtgagattatggtggtaattttagagatacccacttgatcatttgtaaatttgatgacgatgaagtcaagaaatcatgttggaggatgaaaaaatgtgtaaagggacaaaaaaggggggaaaatgggcttgcaagctttagggtcattttccaaccctcttaccaagccaaaacccgcacaggttttgaaaaacaaaaagtactattcacagttctaaataacccgtacgggttatgtaaaactaaaacattttttttgtttcacaaaactcgtatgggttatgaagacataataatgtatgtttGTAAACTTAGGAATttctacacatgttttagacatacctagataatatgtgtttatgtatgtacaCTTGATTCCATGAAATAGTTCCATacacagattatgtctacacttgagtacactgaGAACGTGCTGGAAACATGGAAAAATGCCTTATCACAGTTGAAGAGGAACTTTAATGTTGTTTTCATGAGACTTGCGAATGCATGCATCTtaattcagtttttcaagtttttgtttatgcaaaacatttttgatacaaacttttctatatatatagcttttcaatttggcattgttgtcaaagggggagtagaaatatgtatgtgtgtttttgaaaattttgtatgatgaaTGTAGTAAGGGagagtatatgtatatatgtatattttttttgtaaacacacttagcggtattactgaaaatttttctaagtgttgccatcaatgccaaaaggggagattgttggcttgatgatgattgtaataaattcatcatatgttttcattgatgaaacacatacatacacacatatattcatattttctatcggtgtaacttcaaagttgtttatactacaaccggtatactagaggtttatttctaatcGATACTTGGTGACAATTGATATATATATGAAGATAACTAGTGGATATACACAACTCGGCAGCACCATGAAGATTCAGTGGAGACTATCACAGTAGCATCAAggataatggtttatatgtttaactccaaccggtattgattgttccaacttgtattcactgattgtgtgatgagttatcacaagttgTGATGATTTATCCTTACCGAGAAGATTTGACGGTATTTTTGTGATaggttatgatcacttgaccagatacactgcacctaggtaattgtgttatgatttctagaggccaacatgaaatctaaaatttctatatattgacatcataatgaattattttgtatgagcggaagtgatatgctatgtgtaaaggcagaagtgttaagtcacagagtatgttggtaaagaggagttaagtgcacagaagaggatctatacaagcaagttatgctattactagatcacatcacctattgttttctaatcactgcaatagtcaaatcccttaaccaggtaatctctaccaagcttcattgttcaaatcctctaactaggtgatccattagtttagatttagaaatcctccactaaggttacttcttacagggtactaccttttatagggtatagcttttaactaagatttgggatctttaacaggatttgtagaccctaatcggtcagttatctattactacaaatagttaacttgtgagtcccatctcaccgtggtttttacctatttgagttttccacatataaacacttgtgttatggtggatgttttacttattgaggatgttgttatatcattttttagtgcatggatattgtttaacaaacttgttaagtttatctatcgGTCACTATTttaagtagtactatttttggtgtcactgattcacccccctctcagtgctttgcAAGTCCATCACTTTTCTGCTAAAGCATTCTTTCTTATattctttcttttaaatttttttgtaatgtgaccatattttttgcaagtACGACAAACAATGTTGTTTCTATGATTAGGCCTAAAATTACCTTGATTTCCCCTTCATTTGTATgggttagcaatatgtccaaatcttccacaagcatagtattttacatttctcctatttatcaTACTTCTAGATTCAATTGacttgtgaccatatttattgcaattgaaacattgtccgaagaatgatgaattattttgattTGCCCTATTTGTGCATTGAATTGTCATATGATAAAATTCATTGCAAACAAATcatttaccatttaatttataagAATTATGTTATCTTACCAAAGATCTCGTGTTCTTTTGATGATTGATTTGACTAGATCCAAAGatctctcctttctcaaatccaagtcc is a genomic window of Cryptomeria japonica chromosome 7, Sugi_1.0, whole genome shotgun sequence containing:
- the LOC131078253 gene encoding UPF0481 protein At3g47200-like encodes the protein MAQIDIPSSSSHKGGKKHYGDGKGGEQTWLTNIKSTFKNFSQMWRVSEKVCIYRVSKSITKYKPEVYIPLVVSFGPYHHKANHELSRMDEHKLEAVNRMLIRLGTKDVAKLIGEIQRLDPKIRECYEEPINMDGETLSWMFAMDACFILEFLRKWDDNYFSLIFQTGSKENSMFRAILDDIKKLENQIPLFILITLLQLEYGTYERATTELADLLSGFIDFNGFPLFPLSYRDGFKKLKALISTQPPPCHLLDLNRMLIKDMLTNPNTESVIARGTNPNAESVIASRTNPNAESGTAGEPNHGLCGWFRNVGLPGWMQRPSSNSYRENPLIERRSSSDVESLDNSRSTPCAELLTNPNTESSIDSVRNSNVESGTAGEPDHGRCSWLTNVGLRGWMQLPSIIPSPALPSRDSRAASHCETLDDSRSTPCAELLHKAGIKFVPGNLGFQKRRFGKAMLSFPRIVVMDSTEISLRNLMAYEDCQMCSWSPEKTIISHFIRLLDDLIDSERDVSLLRKARIIQSWVGSDEDTARMINGLCDGIIFSSIKDFELVMEKARDHYKSQWKVWISQFQHEHFSKPWYVVSILAATALLVMTFIQTLNSGKK